In Mustela lutreola isolate mMusLut2 chromosome 1, mMusLut2.pri, whole genome shotgun sequence, one genomic interval encodes:
- the SCN2B gene encoding sodium channel subunit beta-2 isoform X4, with protein MLISNFTLDHSGLPVPPGRTMEVTVPTTLNVLNGSDARLPCTFNSCYTVNHKQFSLNWTYQECSNCSEEMFLQFRMKIINLKLERFRDRVEFSGNPSKYDVSVTLRNVQLEDAGTYNCYIMNPPDRHRGHGKIYLQVLMEEPPERDSTVAVIVGASVGGFLAVVILVLMVVKCVRRKKEQKLSTDDLKTEEEGKTDGEGNAEDGPK; from the exons TGCCGCCGGGGCGGACCATGGAGGTCACAGTACCTACCACACTCAACGTCCTCAATGGCTCTGATGCCCGTCTGCCCTGTACATTCAACTCCTGCTACACAGTGAACCACAAACAGTTCTCCCTGAACTGGACCTACCAGGAGTGTAGTAACTGCTCTGAGGAGATG TTCCTCCAGTTCCGCATGAAGATCATCAACCTGAAGCTGGAGCGGTTCCGAGACCGCGTGGAGTTCTCAGGGAACCCCAGCAAGTATGACGTGTCGGTCACACTGAGAAACGTGCAGCTCGAGGATGCGGGCACCTACAACTGTTACATCATGAACCCGCCCGACCGCCACCGCGGCCACGGAAAGATCTACCTGCAGGTCCTCATGGAAG aGCCCCCTGAGCGGGACTCCACAGTGGCCGTGATCGTGGGCGCCTCCGTGGGCGGCTTCCTGGCGGTGGTCATCTTGGTGCTGATGGTAGTAAAGTGtgtgaggaggaaaaaagagcAGAAACTGAGCACGGATGACCTGAAGACGGAGGAGGAGGGCAAGACAGACGGAGAGGGCAACGCGGAGGACGGCCCCAAGTAA